The genomic stretch GGCGCGCAGGGGGTTTCTCGGAGCCACCCATCTGCTCGAGTCGATCGTGAAACACTCGGGTCTCCCGTTCCGGCAGGCAAAGATTCTTGTGGAGAAGGCCGTGCGCCATGCGGAAGCGGCAGGAAGAGAAGAGGTGGATCTCGCCGATCTGGAGCATGCGGCGCGAGAGACCGGGGCTGAGCTGCGGCTGAGACCCGGTGATGTGGCCAAATGGCAGGATCCGACAAGGATCCTGGAGGGAGAGAGGCTTTTTGGAGGCCCCGGCCCTTCTGCTGCCAGGAGGAGCATCTCTGCACTCAGGAAGAGACTCAAGGGATATGTCAAGTGGGAGGAGGATCGGGCCCTCCGCATCCGTCGTTCCAAGGAGGAGATCGAATCCCTTGAGAGGAGCCTGGGTGTTGAATAGGGGGGTGAGGGGGCGGAAGTCAGAGTTCGGGAGCGATGGGATCGGACGGGCATGCCTGCTTTCCGGATATGGGAGGATGACGAGGTGGGGGCGCCCCGCCCATAACGTGCAGCGTTGGGCGTGAGAAGAGTAGGGGTGGGGTTTACCCCGCCCGTAGTGTTTAGGACCGGGAAACCATCGAGATGCCGTATCGGCGAGAACCGAATATGAAGGGGTTCAAGGTCGTTGTTTTCGACCTGGACGGGACGCTGACCACCGAGAGGAGCATCTGGCAGCATATTCACAGGGTGCTGGGTACTTGGGAGGGTCACGCCGAGCATTTCCAGAGGCTTTTTCTTGCGGGGAGTATCTCTTACGAGGAGTTCTGCAGGCGGGACGCCATGGTGTGGAAGGGCATGAGGGCCGATGACTTGAGGGCAATCGCAGACTCGGTTCCCTACCATGCGGGGGTGTTTGAGCTTCGGGACTTTCTCAGGGCCAAGGGGTTGCGGCTGGCAGGGATCTCGTCAGGCCTCTCGATACTTTCCACGAGGGTGGAGCGGGAACTGGGCCTCGATTTTTCGGTGGCCAACGACCTCCTCGTAGAGAAAGGGGTCCTAACAGGGGAGGTGAGGATCAAGGTCGCCCATGACGGCAAACGGACCTGGATGGAAGAGGTGATGAGGAGGTTCGGTGTCCAAGGCAGAGAGATTGTCGCCGTGGGGGACAGCCGGGGTGATCTCGGGATGTTTTCGCTGTCGGGCTTCCGGGTCTCCTTCAATTCCTCTTCTCCGGAGCTCGTAAGGGAGGCCGACCTGGTTGTGGAGAGTGCAGATCTGGCCGATCTTATCCCGAGGCTGCCGTTGTGACCGCTTCTGTGTGGCGTTTTGCCCGGCCGATTGGAGGATGCCGAGTTCCGCCTGCGCACGGGGGAATGGGGGAGAGATGCTGCTCCACCGTTTGCGCGACAACGCTCGTGGACAGGGGTGTCCTCGAAAAGTCAGGAAACTCCACCTGGTTTTTTCTTGACACATACTTCGATTTCTTCTATACTTGCTGCCTAATAAAGAGATCTCCCCGATGGGGCAGACGGTAAGGACTGGCACCCGATCTCTGCTGGAAATTCGGGATTTGTTTCAAGGTCTGGTATTCTGACGTCTTAACAGGGGAGAGATCCCTCTGCAAGGTTTGCTCGCGGTCACTTTCGAGTTCCTTGGGAAAAGACTTTTCCTGCCATGAATGTAGCCGATAGATCGCTTCGGAGACTGACCGAATGGAGGTCGGCAAAAGGGTTTCGTGTTCGGACGCAACTCAAGCCCTACCTGCTCCTGCTGCCCGCCTTTTTCTTCCTGACGATGTTTACCTACTATCCCATGGTCAAGGTTTTGCGGCAATCCATGTTCACCAAGCCCCATGGAGAAAGGGCTGAGATCTTCGTCGGTGCCGGCAACTATGCCCGAATGTTCCGTGATATGGCATTTCAAAAGGCCATGAAAAACAATGGCCTTTACGCCCTTGGCACGGTCGTGCCCAGCATCGTCCTGGCCTTGGCATTGGCGCTGTTGTTGAACAGGTCGAACCGGTTCAACAACTTTATCCGTTCCCTCTTTTTCTTCCCAACCCTCATTCCGCTTGTTGCAGCGGCAGGCCTTTGGTGGTTTTTCTTTTTTCCCGGTTACGGCTTGCTGGACTATTATCTGGCCAAACTCGGCTTTAGCGAGACCCACTGGCTGGGTGATTCCGATATCGCCCTCTATTCGCTGATGCTCCTCACGGTGTGGAAGAACGCCGGGTACTACATGGTGTTTTTTCTTGCCGGATTGCAGGGGATCCCGCAGGACGTGACCGAAGCGGCGGTGATCGAAGGGGCGAATTGGTGGCAGCAGCTCCGCTATGTCACTCTGCCCCTTCTCAGGCCGACCACCGCCTTTGTCCTGGTTATCGCCTTCATGCAGATGCTCAGTAACGTGGACCACGTGATCGTCATGACCAAAGGAGGGCCCCAGAACTCGACCAATCTCCTGCTCTTCTATATCTACCAGAATCTGAACGAGTTCTACGACGTAGGCAAAGCTTCTGCGGCCACGGTTTTGAACGTGGTGATCCTTCTGGCCGTCTCCATCGTGGGATTGCGTGTGCTCGAACGAGGGATCCATTATGAAATCTAGAAAGCGGGTCCTGGCCTTTGTCTTCGTCATGGTGATGAGCGCGGTCGCCTTTTTCTGGTCCACTCCCTTTATCTGGATGATGATAACCTCGTTCCGGCCCAAGCTCTACGGCGGCCTGGACATGGCTTCGCTGTGGCCGGATTTTTCACCCTCTTTGATCAATTTCAAACTGGCCTGGGAGAGCGCGCCGTTTCTTATCTACTACATGAATACGGTCATCGTGGTTCTCGGCATCCTGATTGTCCAGCTGGTTACGGTCTCGTTTTCAGGCTACGTATTCGCCCGCCTCACCTTTCCGTTCAAGAATACGCTTTTCTACCTTTTTCTCCTGCAACTCATGATCGTTCCGCCGATCCTCATCGTCCCCAACCTGTCGACCCTTGTCAAATTGGGCCTGTATGATACCCTGCTGGGGATCATGGCCCCCTATTTTGCTTCTGCCTTCGGCACCTTTCTCATGCGGCAGACTTTCAAGACGATTCCCGCGGATTTCGAGGAAGCGGCGATAATCGACGGTGCCTCCTTCTTTCAGGTCCTGTGGCATGTTTTGCTGCCCCTTGCCAGGCCGGCCCT from Deltaproteobacteria bacterium encodes the following:
- a CDS encoding HAD-IB family phosphatase, with amino-acid sequence MPYRREPNMKGFKVVVFDLDGTLTTERSIWQHIHRVLGTWEGHAEHFQRLFLAGSISYEEFCRRDAMVWKGMRADDLRAIADSVPYHAGVFELRDFLRAKGLRLAGISSGLSILSTRVERELGLDFSVANDLLVEKGVLTGEVRIKVAHDGKRTWMEEVMRRFGVQGREIVAVGDSRGDLGMFSLSGFRVSFNSSSPELVREADLVVESADLADLIPRLPL
- a CDS encoding sugar ABC transporter permease translates to MNVADRSLRRLTEWRSAKGFRVRTQLKPYLLLLPAFFFLTMFTYYPMVKVLRQSMFTKPHGERAEIFVGAGNYARMFRDMAFQKAMKNNGLYALGTVVPSIVLALALALLLNRSNRFNNFIRSLFFFPTLIPLVAAAGLWWFFFFPGYGLLDYYLAKLGFSETHWLGDSDIALYSLMLLTVWKNAGYYMVFFLAGLQGIPQDVTEAAVIEGANWWQQLRYVTLPLLRPTTAFVLVIAFMQMLSNVDHVIVMTKGGPQNSTNLLLFYIYQNLNEFYDVGKASAATVLNVVILLAVSIVGLRVLERGIHYEI
- a CDS encoding carbohydrate ABC transporter permease → MKSRKRVLAFVFVMVMSAVAFFWSTPFIWMMITSFRPKLYGGLDMASLWPDFSPSLINFKLAWESAPFLIYYMNTVIVVLGILIVQLVTVSFSGYVFARLTFPFKNTLFYLFLLQLMIVPPILIVPNLSTLVKLGLYDTLLGIMAPYFASAFGTFLMRQTFKTIPADFEEAAIIDGASFFQVLWHVLLPLARPALTAFGIVSVVYHWNEYLWPLMVTSSPSTRTLTIGLASFTQAAEGASEWGVIAAGTVIVILPLGVAFIAFQKQFVNSFMFSGIK